A window from Luteibacter flocculans encodes these proteins:
- a CDS encoding twin transmembrane helix small protein, translated as MGRNGHVETIYKYALVILLLVVLFNLGQALFFMMTDKGQSKRTVWALTRRIGLSLLLIAMVALGIFMGWLHPHGVGQF; from the coding sequence ATGGGGCGGAACGGTCACGTGGAAACCATCTACAAATATGCGCTGGTGATCCTGCTGCTGGTGGTGTTGTTCAACCTCGGGCAGGCGCTTTTCTTCATGATGACCGACAAGGGCCAGAGCAAGCGCACCGTCTGGGCCCTCACCCGCCGTATCGGATTATCGCTGCTGCTCATCGCCATGGTGGCGCTGGGCATCTTCATGGGTTGGCTGCACCCCCACGGGGTGGGCCAATTCTAG